A single window of Poecilia reticulata strain Guanapo linkage group LG10, Guppy_female_1.0+MT, whole genome shotgun sequence DNA harbors:
- the LOC103471825 gene encoding alcohol dehydrogenase class-3-like — protein sequence MATTGQVIRCMAAVAWEPRKPLSIEEVDVAPPKAHEVRIKVVASGVCHTDWEYLYEAGRGMSLRPFPVVLGHEAAGVVESVGPDVTKFAPGDKVIPLFLPFCEECDQCKCEKTNLCKKNWENTQAGVLADGTSRISCRGQQVYQFLGVSSFCQYTVVPDTSLAKINPKAPLEKVCLLGCGVSTGYGAAVKTGKVEEGSCCAVFGLGAVGLAAVMGCQAAKARRIIAVDINPDKFQKAREFGATECINPRDYGNKPIQEILVEKTNGGVDYALECVGSPVTMSAALESTRDGCGTCVIAGWTETESMSVKVIKILMGRTLKGTYFGGWKSAKDVPQLVEDYMQKKLKLDEFISHNLPLAQINNAFDLLRNGQSIRTVISLDDF from the exons ATGGCAACAACAGGACAG GTAATCAGATGCATGGCAGCTGTTGCTTGGGAGCCCAGGAAGCCTCTTTCTATTGAAGAAGTGGATGTTGCCCCTCCTAAGGCTCATGAAGTCCGGATCAAG gTTGTTGCCTCAGGCGTGTGCCACACAGACTGGGAATACCTGTATGAGGCCGGAAGAGGAATGAGCCTCCGACCTTTCCCTGTGGTTCTGGGACATGAAGCAGCAGGTGTAGTGGAGAGTGTTGGCCCAGATGTAACCAAGTTTGCACCGG GGGATAAAGtcattcctctttttcttccGTTTTGTGAAGAGTGTGACCAGTGtaaatgtgagaaaacaaaCCTCTGCAAGAAGAACTG GGAAAACACACAAGCGGGTGTTTTGGCTGACGGGACGAGCAGAATATCTTGCAGAGGTCAGCAGGTCTACCAGTTCCTGGGTGTCAGCTCCTTCTGTCAGTACACGGTGGTTCCCGACACGTCTCTGGCGAAGATAAACCCCAAGGCTCCACTGGAAAAAGTCTGCCTGCTGGGCTGCGGCGTCTCCACTGGTTACGGTGCGGCTGTTAAAACCGGGAAG GTTGAGGAAGGTTCCTGCTGTGCCGTGTTCGGACTCGGAGCGGTGGGTCTGGCTGCCGTTATGGGCTGCCAGGCGGCCAAGGCCAGAAGGATCATCGCGGTCGACATCAACCCTGACAAGTTCCAGAAAGCCAGAGAGTTTGGAGCGACAGAGTGTATCAACCCCAGAGATTATGGAAACAAGCCCATCCAGGAGATTCTGGTGGAGAAGACCAACGGGGGGGTGGACTATGCTCTAGAGTGTGTTGGCAGTCCAGTCACCATG AGCGCTGCACTGGAGTCCACAAGAGACGGCTGCGGGACATGCGTCATTGCTGGGTGGACAGAGACGGAGTCGATGAGCGTCAAGGTTATAAAGATCCTGATGGGGCGCACCCTGAAGGGGACTTACTTTGGAG GTTGGAAGAGTGCGAAGGACGTTCCTCAGCTGGTGGAGGATTACATGCAGAAGAAGCTGAAGCTGGATGAATTTATCAGCCATAACCTCCCGCTGGCTCAGATCAACAACGCCTTCGACCTGCTGAGAAACGGTCAAAG tatCCGAACAGTCATCAGTCTGGACGACTTCTGA